The sequence below is a genomic window from Streptosporangium lutulentum.
GTGTGGAAGACGATCAGCAGGGAGGCCAACTGCCAGGTCTGGCAGAACTCGTACCCCTGCCGGTGCCAGACGTACTGGGCGAGGATCATCAGGATGAAGACGGCGACCGGTGCCCTCCGGCGAAACCACACGAGCGCTCCGGTGACGAGCGCCTGACCGATCCACCACAGTTCGGGCGTCTCTGCGGCGCCGTACTCGGTCGCGACGGTGAACGCCTCAAGCGTGCCGAGAGCGATGATCGCGCACCCGATCAGCACGTCGGATGTCGGTATTGCGCGAAGGCGTTGAAAGGGGGGAAACGGAACCGCCATGCTCGGAGACTAGAGCTTCATCTCCTTCATGCATACAGAACAAATCATTCAGGCGCACCGTTCACAGGCGGGGCCCGGGTCATTTTCCCCAATAGGGGACTTTCCACCCGATAATCACTCCCGAAAGGACCGGTTCGGAAGCTCACTATTCCTGGAAGGACACGCTTCCCACGAACCGGTTGGCCAGTGCGTTGTCACATCGGCCGGGCGCGCAGAAGTAGATCATCAGAGCGGGTTCGTCCGGTCGTTCCACGGCCCACCCCGTGAAATCGAGCTGCCCGCCGCGCTGCGGATCGGCGATCGACCCCTGCAGCCGTACGGCGGGATACCCGCCCACACGCACCTGGACCACTTCGGAGAAGACGCTGACCTTGCCCGGCAACGAGGACTGCAGGGTCTCCTGCAACTGCTGTGCCCCGCTGCGGGGGTCAAGGGTGTCCAGGGTCTGCGCGTAGAGGCCGGTGGCCTCTTCCGGCGTGTTCTTGATGGTCTCGTTCGCGGTCGCCCAGTCGGCGGTGACCGGCGTGGCGAAGAGCGTCCGGAACTCGTCCGCCTGCGGCGAGGACACCACGAACACGTCCGCCTGCGGCTGCAACGTCCAGTCGCCGGGATGCTCGAACGCGATCGGCACGGCGGCCGAGCCCGCGTAGGCCGTCCAGTCGTCGCCGCCGCCCCGCAGGACCGTCACGAGCACCGCGACCAGCGCGACGATCGTCACGATCGCCACTCCGGCGCCGATGAGGATGCCCTTGCCGCCGCCCGGCCTGGACTGTTTCCTTCTCTTCGTCTCGGCCGGGGCCGTCTGGGCGAACTGGTAGGGATGGGGATGGCTGGTCCCGCTGATCGCGTCGCGCAGTTCGGCGATGAACTGCGCGCAGGTGTCGAAGCGCTGCTCGGGCGATTTGGCCAGTGCCCGCATCATGACGCCGTCGACCTCCAGCGGGAGGTCGGGCCGGAGCGCGGTGAGCGGCGTGGGCGTCTCCGCCAGATGCGCCCAGAGCAGTGCGATCTCGTTGTCGCGCTGGAACGGCAGTTGCCCCGACAGTGCCTCATAGACCACGCACGCCAGTGCGTACTGGTCGCAGCGCCCGTCGATGTGCTCCTTGTTGATCTGCTCGGGCGCCATGTAGCGGGGCGTGCCGATGAACTGGTCGGTCTGGGTCAGCCCGGAGAGCGAGGTGCGGTGCTTGGTGATGCCGAAGTCGGTGAGGTAGGCGTGGTCGCCCTCGGTGTGAGCCGCGATCAGGATGTTGGCGGGCTTGACGTCACGGTGGATCAGATCGTGCGCGTGAGCGGTGTCCAGCGCCGCGGCCACCTGGGCGAAGATCCGGTTGACCTGACTCACCGTCATCGGCCCGCGGTCGTAGAAGATCTGGCGCAGGTCGGGGCCGTCCACGTAGCGCATCGCGATGTACAGCGTGCCGTCGTCGGCGCTGTCGGCCTCGTAGATCGGGATGATGTTCGGGTGGTCCATGCTCGCGACCGTCCGCGACTCCAGGACGAAACGCTGGCGGAATCGGTCGTCCTCCCCGAGAAGCGGATTGAGGATCTTCAATGCCACGCGGCGGTTGAGGCGGGGGTCCACCGCGAGGTAGACCACGGCCATACCGCCCTTGCCGATCAGATCCTCGATGTAGTAACCGGCGACCTCTTGCCCGATCAACGCTCTGTCGTTCACGGACATCACGTCTTGACGGACTTGCCGCAGTACCCGCAGAAGCTGTGAGCGGGGCTCAGCCCCATCCCGCAACCGGTGCAGTACTTCTGCTGCATGGACGTGTCGGTCGGTTTGGCACCCGGATCCTTCCTGGTGCCGGGATCCCTCGCGACCAGCACGGGCCGGCCCGGCTCGGTGGAGGCCCTGGGCAGAGCGGGGAAGGAACGGTTGACCACGATCGTGGGGTCCGCCTTCTCGTCGAACGCCGGCCGTGGCGGGACGGACGGCGGATTCGGCAGGGGGGGTCTGGTCTGCGCGGCCGGGCTCGGCGGGGAATCCGGCTCGGACGGCCTGCGGCGCCAGAGCAGCAGCGCGCCGACCACCACGGCCACCACCAGCAGGGCTCCGCCGGCGAGGATCGGCCAGAGCGGCGTCTCTCCCGTGTCGGCGGCGGCGTCGGCTTTCCTGGCTCCCGCGTCCTCGGCGGTGCCGCGCTTCTGCTGGGACGTCTTCAGGTGCACGGCGGCCACGGTGTGGCCCGGATAGAGATCCAGGACCCGCTGGAAGGCGGGGACGGCGTCGCCGAAGTAATGGGTGTGGAACCGGGTCAGCGCCTGCTCGAAGGCGGCGTCGATCGGGCCGCGTCTGGGGGCCACGTCGGCCTCGGCCAGCGCCTTGGTGACCTCCCTGATGCCGATCATCCTGGCGTCCTTGCCCCCGCCGACCAGCAGCCCGACGACCTCGCCCTTCTTGTCCTCGATGACCGGCCCGCCGAGCAACCCCTTGTCGACGAGGCCGCCCAGCTTCTCCGGCTCGTTGACCTTGCTCTCCGGGTCGTTGAACCGCCGCCCGCTCTCGCCGGCGCCTCCCGCCCGCAGGTGCGCGATGTCCACGGTCTCCGGAAGGTTCACGGCGGGCCGTCCGGTGAACCCGGCGACCGCCACCGGCGAGGCCTCCTTGACGGGCACCGCGGCGGCGAGCGGCGCCGTGGGCATGCCCGTACTGCCGTCGGCGCGCCCGACGGGCCTCAGCACGGCGGGGCTGTCGGGCTCGTCGCCCGTGCGGACGACCTCGGCCTTGAACCCCTCCTTGTCGGGAGGTGAGATGTTGGGGAAGATCCTGAGCTCGGTGGTGACGTCGAAGATGCAGGTGGCGGTGGGCTGCTTGGGCGGGTAGCACTCCTGCAGGTGGTGGTTGAGCTGGTCGTCCTTGAGGGTGTGCCGCTCGAAGTCGGCGGGAATCTTGACCTTGTGATGCGCGGCGAAGATCTTGTTGGCCGCGTACACCTCGAGGTCCCGGTCGTTCTTGACCACCCGGGTGAGAGTGACGACGGCGCCCTCGGGATTGACGACCGTGCCCGTGCCGGTGCCGATCGGCACCTCGTAAGAACGCTCCACGTGGAGCAGCTCGCCGATGTGGTCCAGCAGGGTGACCTTGATCTTCGCCGTGGCCTCGACCCTGACCACCGCGGGGGTCACCAGGTCGGTGATTCCGCTGGGATGCTCGTGGGCGAGCGCGGGGGTCACCGCGGCGACCGCCAGTGACAGACCTCCGGCCAACGCCAGGAACGAACCGAACCGCCGCATCGCCACTCCCTACAGGGGATAGGACAAGGGTCGCAAAGAGCAGTGAATAAGTGAACCGTCCGAGCACGGAGAATTGGGTTTCTTCCCGCCCCGTACTTGCGAAAGGTCATAGCTTGGGCAACTTCCCCCGGCTTTTACCATCGATGTTCACAGTCTTTCGCTTCATCCGCACCCCGCCGTGAGCAGATGCGTAAAGCCTATGCCCGGACGTCCGATACGGCGAGAACACGCCTCTCCCCGGCGACCTCTCCGGCGCACTCCCATCTCACGCGCCTCCCCAGCCTCTCCGGGAACCCTGAAGAGAATAGCCATATATCATGACAAAACAACGAATTTTTGTATAAAAGCGGAAAAGGCTTTGCCTCGCCTTGAACGGCTCGTGCTGCACGGGGAAAGGCCCGCGGGGCGTACGCCGTGGCCCCGAGTATCGCCCCACCGGGCGTTCCAGGCATCCGGGGCGGCCCGGACCACACCTTCCCGAGGCACCGGGCAGCTCTGATCGGCTACCGCCTCACGGTCCGGAAGGAGGTGTGGTCGTGCGAGAAGAAGACCGGTGCCGGTCAGCTCCGGGGCCGGAGAAGCACGGCGGGATCGAATTCGACCTCGAAAGGCGCGAACAGGGTCGCGACCTCTCCCGCCTCGTGCCTCTCGGCGGGCTTGTACTCCTCACCGGCGAGTTCGTGAACGTGGAGGGACGGCCCCTCGGAGAGCTCGATCCGCCAGTACGCGGGAATGCCCGCGGCGGCGTAGGCGGCCCGCTTGAGATGGCGGTCTCGCGCCTGGGTGCTCGGGCTGACCATCTCGACGGCGAGCAGGATGTCGTCCGGCGTGAACATCAGCTCCGTCCTCTCCGTGGTCTCCGCCGGCACCACCACGAGATCGGGGATGAAGAAGTCGCAGGGGCCCACCCGGAGATTGACCGTCGGCAGTGGCTCCAACTCCGGCGGAGCGGCGTCCTCAAGGATGCGAACAAGGCGCAGGATCGCGTACTGATGCATGGGGGTGGGCGGGGGACTCACCAGCAGGCTTCCATCGAATAGCTCGTAACGGTTTCCGTCGTCGGGAAACGTGAGCAGGTCGTCGACGGTGAACGGCGGCGCTCCTTGGAGAACCGTCCGCCTGGTCGCCGGCTCCTTCGTCGCCGTTACGGTCACCTGCTCAGTATCGGGAGTCTCGCTCTCGCTCACATGCTACTTCCCATGATTCCTTTACTCTATGTAGCCGGGAAATCACGATTCTCCCAGTCGTGGGCGCCCTGGAGAACGGCGGTGTGGACCGCGCGGGCGACGCGGGCGCCCCAGGTGGAGCGGGGGCCGCCGAAGAGCTCCTCGGGGCCGTGATCGCGTACGGCGACGCAGACGGCGTCGGAGGCCGTGCCCGTGCAGGCGAAACCGGCCTCCGCCAGCGCCTGGGACTTGGCCTCGGTCACCGTCATAACCGCGTTGACCAGGGCCGCGTCACTCATGGCGACCGGCACGACGACGATGATGTTGATCGTGCCCGGGAGATACAGGGGCGCGAGCTCGGGGTCGGGGACGCCCTCGGGAGCGGCGGCCCAGGTGGGAACCCGCAGGCCGACGGTCGCCGCCGCCTCCACTCCCCCGTCGGACGCCCGGGTGAACCGCTCGACCGAGGCCGCGGTGAGCATGCCGACGCCGGGCCCGGCGGGAGCCATCGCGAGCAGGTGGTCCACCGGGTCCATCCGGGAGTAGCCGGCGACCACCTGGGCGTTCAGCGCCCACTCCGCCGGGCCGATGCCGCCGCCGACCATCGCCGAGGAGATGGCCCGCCGGCCGGGGCCGAACTCCCACAGCAGCGACCCCAGCCGGGCCCCGTCCTCCTCGCGGTAGGTGATCTTCAAGGGCGCTCCAGATGAACCTCGGGCCTGCCGCCGGGGCCGGTCGCGACACGGACGCGCGCGTCGAAGTGCTGACCGATCAGTTCCCCGGTCAGCACCTCGGCCGGGGTTCCGGAGGCCGCGACCCGGCCGTTCGAGAGCAGCGTCATCGAGTCGGCGTACTGACCGGCCAGGCTCAGGTCGTGCAGGGTCGTGACGACGGTCAGGCCGTCGGCCAGCCGGAGCCGGTCCACGAGTTCCAGCACCTGCTGCTGATGACCCAGGTCCAGGGCGGTCGTGGGCTCGTCGAGCAGGAGAACGGGGGCCTGCTGGACCAGCGCCCTGGCGAGCACGACGCGCTGCCGCTCGCCGCCCGACAGGTGGCCGAGCGTGCGCGAGGTGAAGGGTGACAGGCCGAGCCGGTCCAGCACCGAGGCCGTCACCTCACGGTCGTGGCGGCTCTCGCGGCCCAGATAGGGGATGTACGGCGTGCGGCCCAGCAGGGCGTAGTCGAACACGGTCATGTCGACCGGCAACGAGGGAGACTGCGGGGCGTAGGCGAGCAGCCGGGCCCGGTCCCTGGGCTTGAGCCGCCGGACCGGCGTGTCGTCGATGAGCACCTCGCCCGAGCAGGGCACTACCCCGGCAATGGCTTTGAGCAGCGTGGACTTGCCCGCGCCGTTGGCCCCGATGACGGCCAGCCAGTCACCGTCGCGGACGTCGAGCTCGATGCCGGACAGCACGCTCCGCTTCTCCAGCACGACCTCCAGGTTCCGTACCCTGACCCGGCTCGCGACCTCCGCGCCTCCCGGCTCGGAGCCGGTGGTCGCGAGCTCGCCGTGCCCGCCGGCGCGCCCGGTCACGCCTCCACCCGTCCGATCGCTCACGGCCCCGCTCACGCTCTCGTCCGCTCGGTCGCTCACGGCCCCGCTCACGCTCTCGTCCGTTCGATCACGCGCGGCCCCGCTCACGTCTCCACCCGCTTCGTCACGCGCAGCACGGCCACGAAGAACGGCGCGCCGACGAAGGCGGTGACCACGCCGATGGGCAGTTCGGCCGGGGCGAGCACGGTCCTGGCGATCAGGTCGGCGAGGACCAGGAAGGCCGCACCGCCGATCAGCGAGAGCGGGAGCACGACCCGGTAGGACCCTCCCGCCAGACGGCGGACCACGTGCGGCACCACGATGCCGACGAAGCCGATCAGCCCGCTGACCGCGACGGCCGCCGCGGTGGCGAGGGAGGCGGCGAACAGCACGACGAGCCGGACGCGGGTGGCGTCGAGACCGAGGCTGACCGCCTCGTCGTCGCCGACCGAGAGCACATCGAGCAGCCTGCCGTGGAGCATCATGATCGCCACCGAGACGACCGCGTACGGCGCGACCAGCGCGATCTGGGTCCAGCCTCCGCCGACGTCACCGAGGATCCAGGCATAGACGCGCTGGAGCTCCTCCACCTTGAGCTGCTGCAGGAACGTCTGGATGGCGGTGAGGAAGGACGAGACCGCCACGCCCGCGAGGACCAGGGTCGCGGTGCCGCCGCCCCGGCCCGCCACGTTGCCCAGCGCGTAGGCGAGCAGGACGCCGCCGACGGCCCCGGCGAAGGCCGCGGCCGGGACGAGGAGTGCCTGGTTGTCGCCCTTCATGAACACGATCGCCACCGTCGTCGTGAGACCGGCGCCCGCGGCGGCTCCCAGCAGGTAGGGGTCGGCCAGCGGGTTGCGGAAGACCCCCTGGTACCCGGCGCCCGCGATGGCCAGCAGCCCGCCGACGATCGCGGCGAGCAGGACCCGGGGCAACCTCAGCTCGAACAGCAGCCCCTGCTCGACAGGGGTCAGTCCCGAGTCGACCGAGACGAACGGCAGCCAGTCGAGCAGTTGCAGCACCACCCGCCCCGGCCCGATGTCCGCCGCGCCGGCCAGCAGACCCGCGAGCATGACCGCCAGCAGGACGCCCACGGCCACCGGCCACACCGCCGGGCCCAGCCGGGGCGCCCTCCGCCCCTGGGCAGCGGTGGAGGCGGGGCGAGAAAGATCCCTCAATTAGCCGGCCACGGCCTTCCGTACGGCGTCGCCGACCTGCTTGGCGAGGTCCACGACGCGCGGGCCCCAGCGGGAGGCGACGGCGTCGTCGAGGGCGATGACCTGGTCGTTCTTGACGGCGGAGAGCTTGGACCAGCCGGGGCGCTTGGCGATGGTGTCCCTGGACTGGGCACAACACTTGGTGTCGGCCAGGAAGACCAGATCCGGGTCGGCCTGGGCGACGAACTCGGCGGAGAGCTTGGGGTAGCCGCCGGCCGCGTCAGGCGCCTTGTCGGCGATGTTGGTCAGGCCGAACAGCCCGTAGATCTGGCCGATGAAGGTGCCGGACGTGGCCGCGTAGGGCGTGACGTCCAGCTCGTGGTAGTAGGTGAGCTTGTTGTCCTTCGGCGCGGCGGCCGCGAGCTCCTCCATCTGCTTCCTCATGCCGGCCACGACCTCGTCCGCCTTGGCCTTGTTGCCGGTGGCCGCGCCGAGGTCGGCGATCTGGTCGTAGGCCTCGTCGAGCTTGGTGGCCGCGGGCTCCAGCAGCACCGGAACGCCGACCTTCTTCAGCTCGGAGACCACGTCGTCGAGGTCGTTGGCGAGCACGATGAGATCGGGTTTCCTGGCGAGGATCGCCTCCACGTTCGGCTTGAAGCCGGACAGGTCGCTCTTCGGCGCCTCGGCGGGGTAGTCCGACTGGTCGTCCACCGCGACGACCTGGGGTCCGGCGCCGATGGCGAA
It includes:
- a CDS encoding serine/threonine-protein kinase: MSVNDRALIGQEVAGYYIEDLIGKGGMAVVYLAVDPRLNRRVALKILNPLLGEDDRFRQRFVLESRTVASMDHPNIIPIYEADSADDGTLYIAMRYVDGPDLRQIFYDRGPMTVSQVNRIFAQVAAALDTAHAHDLIHRDVKPANILIAAHTEGDHAYLTDFGITKHRTSLSGLTQTDQFIGTPRYMAPEQINKEHIDGRCDQYALACVVYEALSGQLPFQRDNEIALLWAHLAETPTPLTALRPDLPLEVDGVMMRALAKSPEQRFDTCAQFIAELRDAISGTSHPHPYQFAQTAPAETKRRKQSRPGGGKGILIGAGVAIVTIVALVAVLVTVLRGGGDDWTAYAGSAAVPIAFEHPGDWTLQPQADVFVVSSPQADEFRTLFATPVTADWATANETIKNTPEEATGLYAQTLDTLDPRSGAQQLQETLQSSLPGKVSVFSEVVQVRVGGYPAVRLQGSIADPQRGGQLDFTGWAVERPDEPALMIYFCAPGRCDNALANRFVGSVSFQE
- a CDS encoding S1C family serine protease, translating into MRRFGSFLALAGGLSLAVAAVTPALAHEHPSGITDLVTPAVVRVEATAKIKVTLLDHIGELLHVERSYEVPIGTGTGTVVNPEGAVVTLTRVVKNDRDLEVYAANKIFAAHHKVKIPADFERHTLKDDQLNHHLQECYPPKQPTATCIFDVTTELRIFPNISPPDKEGFKAEVVRTGDEPDSPAVLRPVGRADGSTGMPTAPLAAAVPVKEASPVAVAGFTGRPAVNLPETVDIAHLRAGGAGESGRRFNDPESKVNEPEKLGGLVDKGLLGGPVIEDKKGEVVGLLVGGGKDARMIGIREVTKALAEADVAPRRGPIDAAFEQALTRFHTHYFGDAVPAFQRVLDLYPGHTVAAVHLKTSQQKRGTAEDAGARKADAAADTGETPLWPILAGGALLVVAVVVGALLLWRRRPSEPDSPPSPAAQTRPPLPNPPSVPPRPAFDEKADPTIVVNRSFPALPRASTEPGRPVLVARDPGTRKDPGAKPTDTSMQQKYCTGCGMGLSPAHSFCGYCGKSVKT
- a CDS encoding Uma2 family endonuclease, with amino-acid sequence MTVTATKEPATRRTVLQGAPPFTVDDLLTFPDDGNRYELFDGSLLVSPPPTPMHQYAILRLVRILEDAAPPELEPLPTVNLRVGPCDFFIPDLVVVPAETTERTELMFTPDDILLAVEMVSPSTQARDRHLKRAAYAAAGIPAYWRIELSEGPSLHVHELAGEEYKPAERHEAGEVATLFAPFEVEFDPAVLLRPRS
- a CDS encoding adenosylcobinamide amidohydrolase, whose protein sequence is MKITYREEDGARLGSLLWEFGPGRRAISSAMVGGGIGPAEWALNAQVVAGYSRMDPVDHLLAMAPAGPGVGMLTAASVERFTRASDGGVEAAATVGLRVPTWAAAPEGVPDPELAPLYLPGTINIIVVVPVAMSDAALVNAVMTVTEAKSQALAEAGFACTGTASDAVCVAVRDHGPEELFGGPRSTWGARVARAVHTAVLQGAHDWENRDFPAT
- a CDS encoding ABC transporter ATP-binding protein, translated to MSDRADESVSGAVSDRTGGGVTGRAGGHGELATTGSEPGGAEVASRVRVRNLEVVLEKRSVLSGIELDVRDGDWLAVIGANGAGKSTLLKAIAGVVPCSGEVLIDDTPVRRLKPRDRARLLAYAPQSPSLPVDMTVFDYALLGRTPYIPYLGRESRHDREVTASVLDRLGLSPFTSRTLGHLSGGERQRVVLARALVQQAPVLLLDEPTTALDLGHQQQVLELVDRLRLADGLTVVTTLHDLSLAGQYADSMTLLSNGRVAASGTPAEVLTGELIGQHFDARVRVATGPGGRPEVHLERP
- a CDS encoding FecCD family ABC transporter permease, which codes for MLAGLLAGAADIGPGRVVLQLLDWLPFVSVDSGLTPVEQGLLFELRLPRVLLAAIVGGLLAIAGAGYQGVFRNPLADPYLLGAAAGAGLTTTVAIVFMKGDNQALLVPAAAFAGAVGGVLLAYALGNVAGRGGGTATLVLAGVAVSSFLTAIQTFLQQLKVEELQRVYAWILGDVGGGWTQIALVAPYAVVSVAIMMLHGRLLDVLSVGDDEAVSLGLDATRVRLVVLFAASLATAAAVAVSGLIGFVGIVVPHVVRRLAGGSYRVVLPLSLIGGAAFLVLADLIARTVLAPAELPIGVVTAFVGAPFFVAVLRVTKRVET
- a CDS encoding ABC transporter substrate-binding protein, with the protein product MRPVRTAFAGALLGVLALAGCGQSSTTASPSAAPATAAPATAAGFPVTVEAGNGSVVLTQKPGRIVSLSPTATESLFAIGAGPQVVAVDDQSDYPAEAPKSDLSGFKPNVEAILARKPDLIVLANDLDDVVSELKKVGVPVLLEPAATKLDEAYDQIADLGAATGNKAKADEVVAGMRKQMEELAAAAPKDNKLTYYHELDVTPYAATSGTFIGQIYGLFGLTNIADKAPDAAGGYPKLSAEFVAQADPDLVFLADTKCCAQSRDTIAKRPGWSKLSAVKNDQVIALDDAVASRWGPRVVDLAKQVGDAVRKAVAG